The proteins below come from a single Miscanthus floridulus cultivar M001 chromosome 1, ASM1932011v1, whole genome shotgun sequence genomic window:
- the LOC136482480 gene encoding protein CUP-SHAPED COTYLEDON 1-like produces MEEGLPPGFRFHPTDEELVTYYLTRKVSDFAFATRAIADVDLNKCEPWDLPSKASMGEKEWYFFSMRDRKYPTGIRTNRATDSGYWKTTGKDKEIFHRGMLVGMKKTLVFYRGRAPKGQKTSWVMHEYRLQNKFPYKPNKEEWVVCRVFKKCQVIKMRPPQDSPTMGSPCHDAANASLGELGELDVSSILGGLAAAAAHTSSGSPPGAIHHQGSAAAESFGAHRPVDMSAYMSWMAAAANQGAAAAAAMLPWATPSPPGLFGNVFAPNNHQLLQKPLPFFAGCSGQPRELGGVVANVVGSGEHAMFGSSVVKVGMEYDQQQQQPEQQLGMDESTWRTF; encoded by the exons ATGGAAGAGGGGCTCCCGCCGGGGTTCCGGTTCCACCCGACGGACGAGGAGCTCGTCACCTACTACCTCACCCGCAAGGTCTCCGACTTCGCCTTCGCCACCCGCGCCATCGCCGACGTCGACCTCAACAAGTGCGAGCCATGGGACCTCCCAA GCAAAGCTAGCATGGGCGAGAAGGAATGGTATTTCTTCAGCATGCGTGACAGGAAATACCCGACTGGAATCCGGACGAACCGCGCCACTGACTCAGGCTACTGGAAGACGACCGGCAAGGACAAGGAGATCTTCCACCGCGGCATGCTCGTGGGGATGAAGAAAACCCTAGTTTTCTACAGGGGCAGGGCTCCCAAGGGCCAGAAGACCAGCTGGGTCATGCACGAGTACAGGCTCCAGAACAAGTTCCCCTACAAACCAAACAAG GAGGAATGGGTGGTGTGCAGGGTGTTCAAGAAGTGCCAGGTCATCAAGATGAGACCGCCACAGGACAGCCCCACGATGGGCTCCCCATGCCACGACGCTGCCAACGCCTCCCTGGGCGAGCTCGGGGAGCTCGACGTCTCCTCCATCCTCGGAGGcctggccgccgccgcggcgcacaCATCATCCGGCTCGCCGCCGGGCGCGATCCACCACCagggctccgccgccgccgagagCTTTGGCGCCCACAGGCCGGTCGACATGAGCGCGTACATGAGctggatggcggcggcggccaacCAGGGCGCTGCAGCGGCCGCGGCCATGCTTCCCTGGGCCACGCCGTCGCCACCGGGATTGTTCGGCAATGTCTTCGCGCCGAATAACCACCAGCTGCTGCAGAAGCCTCTTCCCTTCTTCGCCGGGTGCAGCGGCCAGCCGCGAGAGCTCGGTGGCGTCGTGGCAAACGTCGTCGGAAGTGGTGAGCATGCCATGTTCGGGAGCTCCGTGGTGAAGGTTGGCATGGAATatgatcagcagcagcagcagccggagcAGCAGCTGGGGATGGACGAGTCGACATGGAGAACATTCTGA